A single window of Larimichthys crocea isolate SSNF chromosome XII, L_crocea_2.0, whole genome shotgun sequence DNA harbors:
- the asf1ba gene encoding histone chaperone asf1b-A codes for MAKVQVLNVAVLDNPSPFGNPFQFEITFECMEDLPEDLEWKIIYVGSAESEEYDQVLDSVLVGPVPAGRHMFVFQADAPNTGLIPESDAVGVTVVLITCTYRGQEFIRIGYYVNNEYTDPELRENPPIKPDYTQLQRNILASNPRVTRFHINWEGCAERMEDSENVDPTSNSMLPPSCVPGKAPPLGLLPDNSMDCL; via the exons ATGGCGAAGGTGCAGGTGTTGAATGTGGCTGTCCTAGATAACCCGAGTCCCTTTGGAAACCCCTTTCAGTTTGAGATCACGTTTGAGTGTATGGAGGACCTTCCCGAAG acCTGGAATGGAAGATCATCTACGTCGGCTCAGCGGAGAGTGAAGAGTACGACCAAGTCCTCGACTCCGTCCTGGTCGGCCCAGTACCTGCTGGGAgacatatgtttgtgtttcag GCTGATGCCCCAAACACTGGATTGATTCCTGAAAGCGATGCTGTTGGTGTAACTGTAGTGCTGATTACCTGCACATACCGTGGCCAGGAGTTCATTCGCATCGGTTACTACGTGAACAATGAGTACACAGACCCCGAGCTTCGTGAAAATCCACCCATCAAGCCAGACTACACACAG CTCCAGAGAAATATTCTGGCATCAAACCCACGTGTTACCAGGTTCCATATAAACTGGGAGGGCTGTGCGGAGCGAATGGAAGACTCAGAAAATGTGGATCCCACGTCAAACTCCATGCTCCCTCCATCCTGTGTTCCAGGCAAGGCCCCACCTTTGGGGTTACTACCAGATAACTCCATGGACTGCTTATAG
- the crb3a gene encoding protein crumbs homolog 3a: MLDLMKWTRADAPKSRLALTWPCWSQVEMAACPDVLAIPGVVVGSVLLLVLSSNPVWGNYTALGSDSNSNKTTETNIAAIVAPTVILGVLAIVLAVLAWLLCVVKKKRQTEGTYRPSAEEQTGASSVTAPDALKLPKEERLI; this comes from the exons ATGTTGGATCTAATGAAATGGACCCGAGCTGATGCCCCAAAGTCCCGCTTGGCCCTCACTTGGCCCTGCTGGTCACAGGTAGAGATGGCAGCGTGTCCGGATGTCCTGGCCATACCTGGAGTTGTGGTTGGGAGTGTTTTACTGCTGGTACTAAGCAGTAATCCTGTCTGGG GGAATTATACTGCTCTTGGAAGTGACTCCAATTCTAATAAAACTACT GAAACCAACATTGCAGCTATTGTAGCGCCTACAGTCATCTTGGGTGTTTTGGCCATAGTTTTGGCTGTTCTTGCCTGGCTTCTCTGTGTGgtgaaaaagaagagacagactgaAGGGACGTATAGACCCAGTGCTGAGGAGCAGACTGGAGCAAGCAGCGTGACGGCACCAGATGCACTAAAGTTACCAAAAGAGGAAAGACTCATTTGA
- the tubb4bl gene encoding tubulin beta-4B chain gives MREIVHLQAGQCGNQIGAKFWEVISDEHGIDPTGTYHGDSDLQLDRISVYYNEATGGKYVPRAILVDLEPGTMDSVRSGPFGQIFRPDNFVFGQSGAGNNWAKGHYTEGAELVDSVLDVVRKEAESCDCLQGFQLTHSLGGGTGSGMGTLLISKIREEYPDRIMNTFSVVPSPKVSDTVVEPYNATLSVHQLVENTDETYCIDNEALYDICFRTLKLTTPTYGDLNHLVSATMSGVTTCLRFPGQLNADLRKLAVNMVPFPRLHFFMPGFAPLTSRGSQQYRALSVPELTQQMFDAKNMMAACDPRHGRYLTVAAVFRGRMSMKEVDEQMLNVQNKNSSYFVEWIPNNVKTAVCDIPPRGLKMAATFIGNSTAIQELFKRISEQFTAMFRRKAFLHWYTGEGMDEMEFTEAESNMNDLVSEYQQYQDATAEEGEFEEEGEEEVA, from the exons ATGCGCGAAATTGTGCATTTGCAAGCCGGTCAGTGCGGAAACCAGATCGGAGCAAAG TTCTGGGAGGTGATCAGTGATGAGCATGGCATTGATCCCACCGGTACCTACCATGGAGACAGCGATCTGCAGCTAGACAGGATCAGTGTCTATTACAATGAGGCCACAG GTGGAAAGTATGTGCCCCGAGCCATCCTGGTGGATCTGGAGCCCGGCACAATGGATTCAGTTAGGTCTGGTCCCTTTGGGCAGATCTTCAGACCAGACAACTTTGTCTTTG GTCAGAGTGGAGCTGGAAACAACTGGGCTAAGGGCCACTACACTGAGGGAGCGGAGCTGGTAGACTCCGTCCTGGATGTTGTGAGGAAAGAGGCTGAGAGCTGCGATTGTCTCCAGGGCTTCCAGCTCACTCACTCCCTGGGAGGTGGTACTGGATCTGGCATGGGCACCCTGCTCATCAGCAAGATCCGCGAGGAGTACCCTGACCGCATAATGAACACCTTCAGTGTGGTGCCTTCTCCTAAGGTGTCCGACACTGTGGTGGAGCCCTACAATGccactctctctgtccaccAGCTGGTAGAGAACACAGATGAAACCTACTGCATTGACAATGAAGCTCTCTATGATATCTGCTTCCGCACACTTAAACTCACTACCCCCACTTATGGAGATCTCAACCATTTGGTGTCCGCCACCATGAGCGGGGTGACCACCTGTCTGCGTTTCCCCGGCCAGCTCAACGCTGACCTCCGTAAATTAGCTGTCAACATGGTGCCCTTCCCCCGTCTGCACTTCTTCATGCCAGGCTTCGCCCCCCTCACCAGCAGGGGCAGCCAGCAGTATCGCGCCCTGTCTGTGCCCGAGCTCACCCAGCAGATGTTCGATGCCAAGAACATGATGGCTGCCTGCGACCCACGTCATGGCCGCTACCTCACCGTGGCTGCAGTGTTCAGGGGCCGCATGTCCATGAAGGAGGTGGATGAGcaaatgttaaatgtgcagAACAAGAACAGCAGCTACTTTGTTGAATGGATCCCAAACAATGTGAAGACCGCCGTCTGTGATATCCCACCCCGCGGCCTCAAAATGGCTGCCACATTTATCGGGAACAGCACAGCCATCCAGGAGCTGTTCAAGCGCATCTCCGAGCAGTTCACCGCCATGTTCCGCCGCAAGGCCTTCCTCCACTGGTACACCGGTGAGGGTATGGATGAGATGGAGTTCACCGAGGCCGAAAGCAACATGAACGACCTGGTGTCCGAGTACCAGCAATACCAGGATGCCACTGCTGAGGAGGGCGAAtttgaggaggagggagaggaagaagtcGCTTAA
- the LOC104918601 gene encoding zinc-binding protein A33 isoform X2: MIMSLPEEDLTCPVCYDIFTDPVLLSCSHSFCRSCLKRCWDTGLRECPVCRKRAPKSSAPSNLALKNVCEAVLQVRRQSSLLEEEKKMNCNLHGEKLKLFCLVDKQPICVVCQSSKLHKGHDCSPIEEAVLDCKDELSLTLKSLQDKLDSHKRIHIISAGMIKYIKSQAVETQRLIKSQFKQLHQVLDQEESASIAAVKKEEEEKIAGMKDKIKELSAEVLSIADTISVIEGQLQEDEMVFLKNFKDTQDRGRSIAPDSDNMSGLLIDMTKHLCNLKYRVWEKMLDHIDYTPVTLDPNTAHPCLILSDDLTSLHYSKQPSCCPDNPERFHMSAEVVGMTSLGSGSHHWVVETGSNQDWLLGVASLSVPRNAEISARPENGFWTLCFRDGEFKAMTSPPTALTVTRTPKQVKVQLDYNKGTVSFFDPIDDTLIYAFTDTFTESLVPYFYTQNSHPLRIMPEKILVTMLRQ; this comes from the exons ATGATCATGTCACTACCAGAGGAGGATCTTACTTGCCCTGTATGCTATGACATCTTTACAGATCCTGTTTTGCTGTCATGTAGTCACAGCTTCTGCAGGAGCTGTCTGAAGCGCTGTTGGGACACCGGATTACGGGAGTGCCCAGTATGCAGGAAAAGAGCCCCAAAGTCCAGTGCTCCCTCCAATTTGGCTCTGAAAAATGTCTGTGAAGCTGTTTTGCAGGTCAGAAGACAGAGTTCACtgctggaggaagaaaaaaagatgaactgtAATCTCCATGGGGAGAAGTTAAAACTCTTCTGTTTGGTTGACAAGCAGCCTATTTGTGTGGTGTGTCAATCGTCTAAATTGCACAAGGGTCACGACTGCTCACCTATAGAAGAAGCAGTGCTGGACTGCAAG GATGAACTTTCTTTAACCCTGAAGAGCCTTCAGGATAAATTGGACAGCCATAAAAGAATTCACATAATCTCTGCAGGCATGATCAAGTACATCAAG AGTCAGGCAGTGGAAACACAGAGATTGATAAAGAGCCAATTCAAGCAGCTCCATCAAGTCCTCGATCAAGAAGAATCAGCCAGTATAGcagctgtgaaaaaagaagaagaagagaagattgCAGGAATGAAGGATAAGATTAAAGAACTTTCAGCAGAAGTGTTGTCAATCGCAGACACCATCTCAGTCATAGAGGGGCAGTTGCAAGAAGATGAAATGGTCTTTTTGAAG aatTTCAAAGACACTCAAGACAG aggaagaagcatAGCGCCCGATTCAGACAACATGTCCGGGTTACTGATTGATATGACTAAGCATCTTTGCAACCTCAAGTATAGAGTCTGGGAGAAAATGCTGGACCATATTGACTATA CTCCTGTGACTTTGGACCCAAACACAGCACACCCCTGCCTCATCCTGTCTGATGACCTCACTTCCCTTCACTATTCAAAGCAGCCAAGCTGTTGCCctgacaacccagagcgtttccACATGAGTGCTGAAGTGGTAGGTATGACCTCGCTAGGATCAGGAAGTCACCACTGGGTCGTGGAAACAGGAAGTAATCAGGATTGGCTCCTGGGTGTGGCTTCTTTGTCTGTACCGAGGAACGCTGAGATCTCTGCTCGGCCCGAGAATGGCTTCTGGACTTTGTGTTTCCGGGACGGAGAGTTCAAGGCAATGACCTCGCCGCCCACAGCACTGACTGTTACAAGAACTCCCAAACAAGTCAAAGTGCAACTAGATTACAACAAAGGGACAGTGTCTTTTTTTGACCCTATTGATGACACACTCATTTATGCATTCACAGACACTTTCACAGAAAGTTTAGTTCCATATTTTTATACACAGAACAGTCATCCATTGAGGATAATGCCAGAGAAGATACTAGTCACAATGCTGCGCCAATAA
- the LOC104918601 gene encoding zinc-binding protein A33 isoform X1, giving the protein MIMSLPEEDLTCPVCYDIFTDPVLLSCSHSFCRSCLKRCWDTGLRECPVCRKRAPKSSAPSNLALKNVCEAVLQVRRQSSLLEEEKKMNCNLHGEKLKLFCLVDKQPICVVCQSSKLHKGHDCSPIEEAVLDCKDELSLTLKSLQDKLDSHKRIHIISAGMIKYIKSQAVETQRLIKSQFKQLHQVLDQEESASIAAVKKEEEEKIAGMKDKIKELSAEVLSIADTISVIEGQLQEDEMVFLKVCIAQNTSTFSLSFLKLPTFTMNFFIFQNFKDTQDRGRSIAPDSDNMSGLLIDMTKHLCNLKYRVWEKMLDHIDYTPVTLDPNTAHPCLILSDDLTSLHYSKQPSCCPDNPERFHMSAEVVGMTSLGSGSHHWVVETGSNQDWLLGVASLSVPRNAEISARPENGFWTLCFRDGEFKAMTSPPTALTVTRTPKQVKVQLDYNKGTVSFFDPIDDTLIYAFTDTFTESLVPYFYTQNSHPLRIMPEKILVTMLRQ; this is encoded by the exons ATGATCATGTCACTACCAGAGGAGGATCTTACTTGCCCTGTATGCTATGACATCTTTACAGATCCTGTTTTGCTGTCATGTAGTCACAGCTTCTGCAGGAGCTGTCTGAAGCGCTGTTGGGACACCGGATTACGGGAGTGCCCAGTATGCAGGAAAAGAGCCCCAAAGTCCAGTGCTCCCTCCAATTTGGCTCTGAAAAATGTCTGTGAAGCTGTTTTGCAGGTCAGAAGACAGAGTTCACtgctggaggaagaaaaaaagatgaactgtAATCTCCATGGGGAGAAGTTAAAACTCTTCTGTTTGGTTGACAAGCAGCCTATTTGTGTGGTGTGTCAATCGTCTAAATTGCACAAGGGTCACGACTGCTCACCTATAGAAGAAGCAGTGCTGGACTGCAAG GATGAACTTTCTTTAACCCTGAAGAGCCTTCAGGATAAATTGGACAGCCATAAAAGAATTCACATAATCTCTGCAGGCATGATCAAGTACATCAAG AGTCAGGCAGTGGAAACACAGAGATTGATAAAGAGCCAATTCAAGCAGCTCCATCAAGTCCTCGATCAAGAAGAATCAGCCAGTATAGcagctgtgaaaaaagaagaagaagagaagattgCAGGAATGAAGGATAAGATTAAAGAACTTTCAGCAGAAGTGTTGTCAATCGCAGACACCATCTCAGTCATAGAGGGGCAGTTGCAAGAAGATGAAATGGTCTTTTTGAAGGTCTGTATAGCCCAGAATACATCAACGTTTTCATTATCGTTCCTGAAACTTCCCACATTCACAAtgaattttttcattttccagaatTTCAAAGACACTCAAGACAG aggaagaagcatAGCGCCCGATTCAGACAACATGTCCGGGTTACTGATTGATATGACTAAGCATCTTTGCAACCTCAAGTATAGAGTCTGGGAGAAAATGCTGGACCATATTGACTATA CTCCTGTGACTTTGGACCCAAACACAGCACACCCCTGCCTCATCCTGTCTGATGACCTCACTTCCCTTCACTATTCAAAGCAGCCAAGCTGTTGCCctgacaacccagagcgtttccACATGAGTGCTGAAGTGGTAGGTATGACCTCGCTAGGATCAGGAAGTCACCACTGGGTCGTGGAAACAGGAAGTAATCAGGATTGGCTCCTGGGTGTGGCTTCTTTGTCTGTACCGAGGAACGCTGAGATCTCTGCTCGGCCCGAGAATGGCTTCTGGACTTTGTGTTTCCGGGACGGAGAGTTCAAGGCAATGACCTCGCCGCCCACAGCACTGACTGTTACAAGAACTCCCAAACAAGTCAAAGTGCAACTAGATTACAACAAAGGGACAGTGTCTTTTTTTGACCCTATTGATGACACACTCATTTATGCATTCACAGACACTTTCACAGAAAGTTTAGTTCCATATTTTTATACACAGAACAGTCATCCATTGAGGATAATGCCAGAGAAGATACTAGTCACAATGCTGCGCCAATAA
- the LOC109139882 gene encoding G-protein coupled receptor 183, with protein sequence MERNVSSPLNSTSLPTQLPLNTTAVVNATVKPFSVFDGCDHQVEGILFDLTFQSINVIIGIPANFLVIAILLRNRKEPSTSDVFLGCLAFLDIYFGIMTIITFLNLYHWQSKQVWSSIKFSYGVKDTSGPLFLSCICLDRFVAVLFPVMFGQLKHIKYRLSLTVLVFCLTFAYSAAKTVGGLPNFEKVFTGEILATFSWMVLCNACIMWALKKSRGAGKDEMHPMKKRAFKMVLYILCIIVFNYLPPVALFPFEDYYSPDVFRCYVQPVGFAFLNISSTIQPLVYLSRLDKLPFLPDTCVKKHCCASVDAESNSAPPAGVTPPQA encoded by the coding sequence ATGGAGAGAAATGTATCTTCACCACTCAACTCAACCTCTCTCCCAACCCAGCTCCCTTTAAATACCACCGCTGTCGTCAATGCCACAGTGAAACCCTTCAGTGTGTTTGACGGGTGCGATCACCAGGTAGAGGGCATCCTCTTTGACCTGACCTTTCAGAGCATCAATGTAATCATTGGAATCCCTGCCAACTTCCTTGTCATTGCAATCCTCCTCCGTAATCGCAAAGAGCCCTCTACTTCGGATGTATTCTTGGGTTGCCTGGCCTTCTTGGACATTTACTTTGGTATCATGACCATTATCACCTTTCTTAACCTTTACCACTGGCAGAGCAAGCAGGTGTGGTCTTCTATTAAGTTCTCCTATGGTGTAAAAGACACCAGCGGGCCACTGTTTCTCTCCTGTATCTGTCTAGATCGTTTTGTGGCTGTGCTCTTTCCCGTTATGTTTGGGCAGCTTAAACATATCAAGTACAGGTTAAGCCTCACGGTGCTGGTATTCTGCCTAACTTTTGCCTACTCAGCAGCCAAAACTGTGGGAGGCCTCCCCAACTTTGAAAAGGTGTTCACTGGTGAGATCCTGGCAACATTTTCCTGGATGGTTTTGTGCAATGCATGTATCATGTGGGCCCTGAAGAAGTCCCGTGGTGCAGGAAAAGATGAGATGCACCCTATGAAGAAGAGGGCCTTCAAGATGGTGCTGTATATCCTTTGTATCATTGTGTTTAACTACCTGCCACCTGTGGCCCTGTTTCCTTTTGAGGACTACTACTCTCCTGATGTGTTTCGCTGCTATGTGCAGCCAGTGGGCTTTGCTTTCCTcaacatcagcagcaccatCCAGCCGCTTGTCTATCTTTCTCGTCTGGACAAGTTGCCTTTCCTCCCAGACACCTGCGTTAAGAAGCACTGCTGCGCCTCTGTCGACGCAGAGAGCAACTCAGCCCCACCAGCGGGAGTGACACCTCCTCAGGCTTAA